The genomic segment GGGTGGGCCCGGTCGATGGCCCGGCAGATGTGGCCCTGCCCGAGGCCGTCGCGCAACTCGCCCGGCGAGGCGGTCAGCACCGGCAGCAGCAGCCACCGGTGCAGCTCCATCTGCGTCGGATGGAACCCGCAGGCGAACGCCTCCAGGAACGCAAGGTAGTGCTCGGACCGGCGGTCGAGCGCCACCGGCATCACCCCAGCCTCAGAAGAGGTCCCAGTAGCTGTCGCGCCCGCGCAGCTCCTCCGCACGCTCCTCGAGGATGATCCGCCCGCCGCGCATGAAGTACGCGCGGTCGACGACCCCGAGCGTCTGCACGACGTTCTGCTCGACCATGAGCACCGACAGCCCCTGCTCCTTGGCCAGGCGGCCGATGGCGTCCATCATCTGCTGCACCAGCGCCGGCGACAGGCCCAGGGAGGGCTCGTCGAGCAGCAGCAGCTTCGGGCCCGTCATGAGCGCGATCGCGATGCTCAGCATCCGCTGCTGGCCACCGCTCATCGTCCCGGCCAGCTGCTTGGAGCGCTCCTCGAGGATCGGGAACAGCTCGTAGGACTGCTGGATGCGCTGGTCGATGACCTGGCGCGAGCTCTCGTTGTAGGCGCCGAGCCGCAGGTTGTCCAGGACGGTGAGGTCCTGGAACGTGAAGTGCTCGGCCGGGATGAGCGTCATCCCGCGCTTGACGTTGACGATGCCCTTCGTGCCCGTGATCGCCTGGCCGTCGAACGTGATCGTCCCCGACGTCGGCTTCACACGGCCGAAGATCGAGTTGAGCATCGTCGTCTTGCCGGCGCCGTTGTGGCCGAAGAGGGCGACGATCTCGCCCTTGGCCACGGTCAGCCCGACGTCGAAGAGCACGGGGCGGCGGCCGTAGCCGGCCTGGAGCCCGTCGAGCTCCAGGAGCCGGGTGGCCAGCCCCGCGGGCGCGGCCCCGTCCAGGTGTTCAGGAGCTGCCAAAGTAGACCTCGCTCAAACGCTCCTGCTGCATCAGCTCGCTCATGGTTCCCTCGGCTGTGATCCGTCCCGCCTCCATGAAATAGACGCGGTCCGCCAGTCGCTCCACGACGTGGAGGTTGTGCTCGACGATGCACACGCACTTGCCGCGTGCGCGCAGTCGCTCGATGAGGCCGAGCATGCGCTCGACGCCGTCGATGTCGATGCCCGACGCCGGCTCGTCCAGGAGCAGCACGTCGGCTTCGGTGGCCAGCAGGCGCGCCAGCGCCAGCAGCTTCTGATCGCCGAACGGCAGCGACCCGGCCTCTTCGTCGGCGTGCTCGGCGAGCCCGACGAACTGGAGGTGCTCCATCGCGCGGGTCGCGGCCTGGCGCTCGAACTTCCGGATGGCCAGCGGCCGGAAGAAGACGTTGAACAGGCGCTCGCCCGGCTGGTGCGGGATGGCGAGCATGACGTTCTCCAGGACCGTCATGCGCGACCAGATGCGCACGTCCTGGTAGGAGCGCGACATGCCCGACACCGCGATGCGGTTCGGCGTCCACTCGGTGATCTCGGTGTCTCCGAGGCTCACCGTGCCGGCATCGGGCGGGATGACCCGCGTGAGCAGGTTGAAGACCGTGGTCTTGCCCGCGCCGTTGGGCCCGATGAGGCCCGTGACCTGCCCGGTGCGCAGCTGGAGGCTGAGCTCGTCGGCGGCGCGGATGCCGCCGAAGTACTTGCGCAGGCCCTTGGCCTCCAGCGCGAGCTGACCGGTCGCCGCGGGCTGCCCGGCGCCGGCGGCCGCGGCCTCGGCGGCGGCCTCCTGGGCGTTGGAGTCCTCGGTGACGTCGGCCAGCTTGGCCACGTCGATGCCGCCGGCGGTCTTCGCGCTGCGCCGCCCGAGCAGCCGCCCGATCGTCCAGCGCTCCCGGATGAGGCCCTGGGGCAGCACCATCATGAAGATCACGATGAGCGACCCATAGATGAACGTGCGCACGAGGCCCGCGGTGTCGGGGTCCAGGTTGACCACGTTCTGCAGGAACGGGTCGAGCAGGACGATGATCGTCGCGCCCAGGATCGACCCGTACAGGTTCGCGGTGCCGCCGATGACGATCATCGCGATGATCTGCATCGACTGCGACAGGTCGAAGCCGCCGGGCTGGATCGAGGCGTTGTAGTAGGACAACATCACGCCGGCGACGCCGGCCATCGCGGCGGTGACGCCGAACACGGTGACCTTGTAGCGGACGATGTTCTTGCCGACGCCGCGGGCGGCGACCTCGTCCTCGCGCAGGGCGCGCAGCACCCGGCCGAAGGGCGAGTTGACCAGGCGCGAGCAGATCGCCAGCACGATCAACGCCACGATCACCGAGAAGATGACGAAGTGCGATGGCTCCAGCAGCGATTGCCCGAAGATCGTCGGGAAGGGCAGCGAGGTCAGGCCCGTCGCACCGCCCAGCGCCGGGATCGCGCCGACCACGGCAAGCACCGCGGTCGAGAGGGCCAGCGTGAGCAGGATGAGGAACCGGACGTCGAGGTAGAGCGCCGGGAGGCTGGCCAGGACGCCGAGCACGCCGGCGGCGAGGGCGCCGACCAGCAGGCCCGGGCCGAAGTGCCACCCGTGCGACGTGCCCAGGTAGGCGGCCATGTACCCGCCCACCGCGCCGAACGCGGCGTGGGCGACCGAGAGCTGGCCGGCGTAGCCGAGCAGCACGTTGAGCGACATCGCGTAGATCGCGTAGATCGCGATCAGGTTGATGTAGTTGTACGTGTTTGCCATGACGCTCTATGCCTCTCCGGCGCTGACGGCGGCCGGCGTCGTCGCCGGGCGCTTGAGCTGGAACAGATGGGGACGCCACGCCCTGGCCGCCTTGAAGACCAGGTAGATGAGCAGGACCGCGAAGACGACGACCTGCTGCCACTGGACGTTCAGCACCTGGGCGCTGATGCCCTCGAGGATGCCGATGGCCGTGCCGATGGCCATGATCCGCAGCGGGGAGCGCCCGAGCCCGGCCGCGAAGGCCACGACGAACGCGTAGAAGACGGGCTGCAGGCCCATGTTGGGCGTGCCGGTCGAGCGCATCGACGCGATGATCGCCGTGACGCCGCCCAGCAGCGCCGAGATGACGAACACCACGAGGTAGGTCCGGTTGCTGTCGATGCCGACGGCCTCGGCCATCCCGGGGTTGACCTGCACCGCGCGGATCCGGCGGCCCACTGGGGTGTACTTCAACAGGGCCCAGATGGCCACGCCGCAGGTCCAGACCGCGATGACGCCGATCAGGTCGAGCTTGGTGAACGTGACCTTGCCGATGTGCAGCGGCGAGTTGGAGATCCAGGCGAGGGTCTCGCCGCCGCTGGACTCCGGGCCCACGATCCAGCTCACGAGGTTCGGGACGGCGATGGTGACGCCGAAGGAGGCCACGAAGATCGCCAGCAGCGCCTGTGACGCGGCGCGCCGCTCGACGTTGCGGTAGATCAGGGTCTCGAGCAGGCAGTTGAACAGCGCGGCGCCGGCCATCGCGATGATGATGGCCAGGACCACGGGCAGGCCGGTGTGGTTGACCAGCCACGGGGTGAAGAACCCCACGAGCGCGTACGCGGCGGCCCACGCGAAGTGGAACCGCCCCGTCACGGCGACGATCAGACCGAAGCTGAGTCCCAGCAGGCCGTAGGAGGACCCGTTGATGAGCCCGTCGACCGCGTACTGGAAGAAGCCGGTGAGGGAGGCGAGGATCATGTCGCCCGTCCCCTCGTCGGCAGGGGCCACCCACCCGGCAGAGCCGGGTGGGTGCAGCGTCGATCAGAGCGTCGCGTCATCTATCAGACCTTCTGGAAGTCGGCGGCCTTGATGCCGTAGGTCGCCAGGGGGGTGATGTCGGCGACGTTGCCCGTGCCCTTGTCCTGGAACAGCTGCATCGTCAGGGCACTCGGCGAGTGCGTCTTGGGGTCGATGACGATCTTGCCGACCTCCGTCGCCGTGCCGCCGTAGACATGCGGGAACGAGGGGTCGGCCTCCAGGGCCTTCACGTAGTCGTCGCCGTTGTTGATGTCACCGCCGGCCGCCAGGATCCGCTCCATGAGCGTCGCGACGGCGAACGCGGTGATGTAGTCGCCCGCGTTGTAGTAGTTGGGGGTCTCGCCGTTGTGGTCCTTCTTCCAGTTCTCGACGAAGAACTTCGTCCAGGGGCTGGGGCCGTTGACGTCGAGGTAGTCGAACCCGAAGTACCAGTCCTTCCACGCCGCGCCGGCGAGCTTGGTCACCACCGACGTGTGGTCCACGCCCGCGTTGATGCACTTGACGCCCTGGCGCAGCATCTCCTTGGCCTGGTAGGCCGGGTCCGTGCCGAACGTCGTCCAGATGACGACATCGGGGTTGAGCTGCTTGACCTTCTGGATCGTCGAGGAGTAGTCGGTGGCGCCCAGCGGGGCCAGGAGCTCGCCGGCCTTCTGCACGCCGTACTGCGAGTACAGCTTCTTGGTGTAGTCCGACACCGCGTTGTTGTACGGCGGTGCGATGACCGGCTGGACCAGCACGTACTTCTTCTTGCTGGGGAACGTCTCGCTCAGGTACTTGAAGATGCCGTCGAGGCAGTCGGTCGGGTAGCCGGCGCGGAAGCCGTAGCAATAGGGCTGCGGCGCGAACGGGCCCGGGATCGGGCCTGCGCCGCCGCCGGGATCCGGCGTGAACATCTTGTACTGCTTGGCGAACGGCACGATCGCGCCGAAGCCGAAGATGTAGGAGCTGATCAGCACCGGCACCTTCGACAGGCCCGCCTGCCGGCCCGCGGCCGCCTCGGCCTGCGGCACCCCCGACTTGTTGTCGTAGTACTTCGTGTCGAACTGCACCTTGTTGTTCGTCCACTCGGCGACGTGCTGGGCGCCGTACTTGAAGCCCGCCGTCTGCTGCAGGCCGTACACCGACCCGGCGCCCGAGATCGCGAACTGCCCGGCGATCTTGAACGTGCCCGGCCCCTTGGCCAGCAGGTTGGTCGGCTTGCCCAGGATCTTCTGCAGCTCCTGGCCCGTCGCGCTGCCCGCCGCGGCCGGCTTCGGCTTGGAGCCGCTGCCCACCGTGCTCGAGACGTCGCTGCCGCTGCTCTTCTTGCTGCTGCCGCAGGCCGCGAGCACCCCGCCGGCGGCCACCATCGAGCCCGCCGCGGCCGTGCGCGCGACGAACCGGCGCCGCGTTTGCGCGCCGACAACCCCCGACACATCCAGTTTGTGCGAATCGCCCATGTGTGATCTCTCCTCCGTACCGCAGAACAGGTTTGCGGCCGTCCATCCCGGACGTCACCGCGGCGCACGCAGACAGCACCGCCCGGGCACCTCAGGCGCCTCGTTCCGGCTGCACGATCCTTGTGTGGGGGCGAACCTCGCACTGCCGAGAGCCCTGCGCAAGGGTCACTATCAGTTCCGCTAGGGCTGGGAGGGATCCTGCGTTGTGCAGCGACAACGCGCCGACAACGACCCTCGCCGTGGCCGCCGCCGATGGGGGTAGGGTGGCGCCGCATGGTCCCCGCCGACGGCAAGCTCGTGGCCCTGGCCGACGTGGCCGGCCTGGTGCCCGACGGCGCGAGCGTCGCACTCGGCGGGTTCTCGCTCGAGGGCGCCCCGATGGCCTTCTGCGCCGAGCTCGTGCGGGCCGGTGCCCGCGACCTCGAGCTCGTCGTGCCGGTGGGCGGGATGAACGTCGACTGGCTGCTGGCGGCCGGCTGCGCACGGCGGGTCCTGACGGCGCTCGTCGGCTTCGAGGGCTTCGGGCTGGCCCCGTGGTTCCGGCGCGCCGCCGAGCAGGGCCTCGTCGAGGTCGAGGACTGGAGCGAGCACACGATGCTCAGCGCCCTGCAGGCCGCGATCCTGGGCGTGCCCTACATGCCGACGCTGGCCGGCCTGGGCACCGACCTGCCGGCTCGGCTGCCCGGGCGCATGTGGGAGCTGGCCGACGAGCGCAGCGGGCGCCGGTTCATCGCCTGCGGACCCCTGGCGCCCGACGTCGCCGTCGTCCACGTCCACGAGGCCGACCGGCTGGGCAACGCCCGCGTCCTGCCGCGCTCGGTCTGGCTCGACGGCGAGCTGGTCAAGGCGGCCCGCACGGTGATCGTCACGGCCGAGCGCATCGTCGACACCGAGGTCTTCCGGGCCGCGCCCGAGCGGACCTCCTACCCGGGCTTCGCCGTCGACCACGTCGTGGCGGCGCCGGGCGGCGCGTGGCCCACGGCGTCGGGACCCGGCGCGGCCCCCGACGCCGCCTTCTACCGCGACTACGTGCGCGCGGCGCGCGACCCCGCCGCGTTCCGCGCGCTGTTCGCGCAGCGCGTCGCCCCGCTGCCGCCGTCGTCCCTCGTGCCGGCATGAGCGACGACCACACGCTCGACGAGCTGGTCGTGACCGCCCTGGCCCGGTGTCTGGACGACGAGACCCGGGCGTTCAACGGCGCCGCGTCGTTCGTGCCCGTCGTCGCGTTCCTGCTGGCCCGCGCGACGCACGCCCCGAGGCTGCTGTGGGCGGCCGCGTCGATCGGCGTGGACGCACGGCCCTCCGAGATCCCCGACTCGACGCTGTCGGGCTCGCTGTGGGAGGGCGCGTCGATGCTGCAGTCCTCCCCCTACGACTTCTGGGGCCGGGCGTTCACCGGGCGCCTGAACACGTTCTGCTTCCGCGGCGCGCAGATCGACGCGTTCGGCAACGTCAACAACACCGTCATCGGCGACTACGAGGCACCGCGGGTGCGGCTGCCCGGCGGCGGCGGGATGTCGGACCTCGGCGGCGTCATCCCGCGCCTGCTGCTGTGGACGACGACCCACGACCGCCGCACGTTCGTCGACCGCCTGGACTTCCGCTCCGGCCTGGGCTGGGGCGACGGCGGCGACCATCGCGAGCGGCTCGGCCTGCCCGGCGGCCCGCTCGCGTGCGTGACCGACCTGGCCGTGCTGGACTTCCACCCCGTGTCGCGGCGCATGCGCCTGCGGAGCGTGCACCCCGGCGGCACCGTCGACGACGTCGTCGACGCGACCGGGTTCGACCTCGTCATCGAGGGCGACGTGCCCGAGACGCGGGCCCCCACCGCGCAGGAGGTGGCGCTCATCCGCCGCCTGGACCCGACGGGCGCCCGGCGGCGCGAGTTCCAACGCACCTGAGCACGCCGACCTGGGATGCTGCGCGCCATGCAGCGCGTCCACGTCGTCCAGGACTTCCCGCAGAGCGTGCAGGAGCTCTTCGCCCACCTCAGCGAGCAGGAGAACCTCGAGCCGCTGTTCGGGGCCAGGATCCGACGGCTGAGCGACGGCACCGACGGCACCCGCAACGGTGCCGGAGCATCGCGGGAGCTCAAGGTCGGCCCGCTGCCGGGCTTCGTGGAGACCAACGTGGAGGTCGTCCCGGACCAGCTCATCCGCTACCGGATCACCAGGGGCGGCATCCTCAAGCACCACGAGGGCGTCATGCGCTTCACGCCCCAGGGCACGGGCTCGCGCCTGGACTACACGATCGACTTCGACGGGAAGCTGCCCGGGATCGGACCGCTCGTGCAGGCCATGCTCACGCGCAACGTCACCAACGGCCTGCGCCGCTACGCCCGCCAGGGCGTGCCGCCGGCGTCCTAGCCGTCACCGCCCGGGCGGCGGGTCCCGGCGCGCGAGCTTCTTGCCGGGGTTGAGCCGGCCGTGTGGGTCGAAGAGGCGCTTGACGCCCTCGTGGAGGTCGAGCGCCGCCGGCGCCCACTGGCGCTCGAGCTGGCCGCGCTTGACCCAGCCCAGCCCATGCTCGCCCGACACCGAGCCGCCGAGGGCCACGGCCGCGGCGAAGAGGTCCTCGGCGGCGGCCTGCGCGCGCATGAGCTCGGCGGCGTCGTCGCGGCGCACCAGCAGCGTCGCGTGCACGTTGCCGTCGCCCGCGTGGCCCCAGCTGCAGGCCGGCAGGCCGTGACGGGCACCGATCTCCACCGTGGCGGCGATGACGTCGCGCAGGCGCTCGAACGGGACGACGACGTCCTCGCCCATCTTGCCGCCGCGGTGGGCCGCGACCGCCGTCGAGACCCCGTCGCGCCAGCGCCACAGCGCCTCGACGTCGCCGCGCGCCTGCGGCGCGTGCAGCGCGAGCGCGCCGTCGCCGAGGACCTCGACGAGCTCGGAACGCACGCGCGCGGCCTCCGCGGCGCTCCCGTCGGCCTCGGCGATCACGAGCATCCTCGCCGGCGCCGGCAGCGCGGCGGGGAACGCCGCGCCCGCGGCCTCCAGCGTCCCGGCGTCGAGGTACTCGAGGATCGCGGGCGTCAGCCCGGAGGCGACGATGGCGTCGATCGCGTCGCAGCCCGCGCCGACCGAGTCGAACGCCGCGGCGACCGGCAGCCGCGCCTCGGGCATCGGGGTCAGCGCCAGCCACGCGGCGGTGATGACGGCCAGCGTGCCCTCCGAGCCCACGAGCAGCGACCGCAGGTCGTAGCCCGCGACGTCCTTGCGCAGCGGGCCGCCCACCGTCAGGACCTCCCCGGAGGCCAGCACGGCCTCCAGGCCGGTCACCCAGCGACCGGTCACCCCGTACTTGAACGCGTGCGGGCCGCCCGCGTTGGTGGCCACGTTGCCGCCGATCTGGGACTGCTCGGCCGCGCCGGGGTCGGGCGGGAACAGCAGGCCGCTCTCGCGGGCCAGGCGGTGGACGTGCCCGGTGGTCAGGCCGGCCTCGACGTGCATCCGCCAGCGCTCGGGCTCCAGCGCGCGCACGGCGGTCAGGCGCTCCAGGCCGAGGACGACCTCACCGCCGAGCGGGACGGCGCCCGCGGCCAGGCCCGTCCCTCCCCCGCGCGGCACGACGGCCACGCCGAGCCGGTCGCAGCAGCGCAGCGCGGCGGCCACGCCGGCGGTGTCGGCGGGCAGCACGACCGCCGCGGGCGTCCCGTGCACGCCGTGGGCCTCGGTCGCGTCGTGGCCGTAGTGGCGTAGGTCGCCATCGGGCACGGCGGCGCCGCCGAGCTCGCGCCGCAGGTCGGCGGCCAGGGCCCGCGCGCTCACGCCGCGTGCCGGCCCAGGGCGAAGGCGGCGTCGGCGCGGTCGGCGATGCGCCCGGCGATCGCCAGGCACGAGGTCGCCGCGGGCGACGGCGCGTTGCGGACGTGCACGGCGTCGGCCGTCTCGGAGAACACGAAGTCGTCGACGAGCGTCCCGTCGCGGGCCACGGCCTGGGCGCGCACGCCGGCCCAGCCGGGCTGCACGTCGTCCGGGCCCAGCGCCGGGACATAGCGGGCGCAGGCGGCCACGAACGCTCGCCGGCTGGCCTGCATCCGCAGCTCGGCCGCCCCCGTGCGCCACCACCGTGCCGCCAGGCGCCACGTGCCCGGCCAGCCCAGCGTGTCGCGCAGGTCGGCGGTGCGCAGCGTCCGCAGCGCGTAGGCGTCGCGTGCCCCGGCCATCAGGGCGGTCGGGCCCAGCAGGACCTCGCCGGAGATCGTGCGCGTCAGGTGCACGCCCAGGAACGGCAGCCGCGGGTCCGACACCGGGTAGATGAGCCCGCGGACCAGGTCCCGCGCGTGCGGGGCCAGGCGCAGGTACTGCCCGCGGAAGGGCACGATCCGCGGGTCGGCCGGTGCGCCGCCCGCGCGCGCGAGGCGGTCGGCCCACAACCCCGCGCAGAAGACCACGCGGCGCGCGACGACGTCAGGCGCCCCGTCGCGGGCCAGGACGACCGCGCCGGCGCGGCGGGTCACGCCGGTCACCTCGGCCCCCAGCAGCAGCTCGCCGCCGGCCTGCGCGACGTCGGCGGCCAGCGCGGCGGCCACGCCGGGGAAGTCGACGATGCCGGTCGCCGGCGAGTGCAGCGCGGCGATGCCCGTCGCGTGGGGCTCGAGCTCGGCCAGACCCGCGGCGTCGACGCGGCGCAGGCCCGGCACGCCGTTGGCGCGGCCGCGGCGCTCGAGCTCGTCCAGGCGGCCCAGCTCGGCGGGCTCGACCGCGACGATGACCTTGCCGCAGCGCTCGGCGCGCACGCCGCGCGCCTCGCAGTAGGCGTACAGGCGACGGGCGCCCTCGACGCAGAGCTGCGCCTTGGCCGACCCGGGCGCATAGTAGATGCCCGCGTGCACGACGCCGGAGTTGTGGCCGCTCTGATGCGCGGCGACGCGGGCCTCGCGGTCGAGGACCGCCAGGCGCAGTCCCGGGTGGCGGGTCAGCAGCTCGCGCGCGGTCGCCAGCCCGACCAGGCCGGCGCCGACGACCGCGACGTCATGTCCGCCCGGGGCGGTCAGATCTGGGACTCGACGAGCATGCGGATGGCATCGAGCGTGGCGGCCACGTCGTGATCGCGCTCGGAGGAGTGCGACGTCTCGAGGTAGAGCGTCAGGCGCGAGCCCTCGCCGTCGGGGTCGACCTGCATGACGCCGCGGTAGCCGCTGGGCGCACTCCACTGGATCCGGCGCTGGCGCGGGTCGGCCGCGAACGTCGCCTCGCCGTGCTGCTCGTGGCCGCCGTAGCGCGCGTCGACCTCGACGCGGCCGTCGCCCTTCTCCCGCGCCGCCGTCATCTGCGGCACGAACCTCGGCAGGTTCGAGACGTCGGAGATCGCCGCGTAGACGGCATCCGGGGTCGCTGCAACGTGCTCCGTGTGCTCGTGCTGCATGCGGGCTCCTCCAGGCGAGAGATCCGGTGACCCGCGCAGCGTACTCCCACGCCCGCGCACGGCGGGCGCGGGCGTGGGCGCGGGAGGGCCGGTGGGCTTCGGCGGCACGTTCCCCGGCGACGAGCCGGACCGCGCCGGGGACCTGGAGGCGCTGCGCGAGCTGTTCTTCCGCAAGGCGCTGCCGGCCCACCAGGGCCGCGTGTGCGCGGCACCGCTGGCCGCCCGGCCACGACGCCGCCGCGGTCGCCGCGCTTCGCGTCGCCGACCTGCCGGACGCCCGCTGCCCGACCGAGCGCGCCTCAGGTCACGCCCGCGTCGGCCAGCCAGGCCCAGAGCCTGGCCTGGTCGACGACCTCGACCCCCAGCTTCTCGGCCTTGGCCGTCTTGGACGCGCCGACGTCGGCGCCCGCGAGCAGGTGGTCGGTGCTCGCCGAGACCGACGAGGCCGCGGTCGCGCCGGCGCTCTCGACCAGGCGGGTGACCTCGGGGCGGCTGACCTTGGCGCCCGACCGCGGGTCGGTGAACGCGCCGGTGATCACGACGGTCGCGCCCTTCAGCGGCGAGTCGCCGGCGGCGGCCACGTCGACGGGCCGGTCCTCGTCCAGGACGTCGAGGACGACGCCGTGGGTGCGCAGCGCCTCGATGTCCGCGCGCACCTCCGGGCGGGCCAGGAACGCGACGATGCTCTCGGCGACCTTGGCGCCGATGTCGCGGACCGCCTCCAGGTCGGCGGCCGTGGCGGCCATGAGGTCCTCGATGCGCTCGTAGCCGGCGAGGCAGAGCCGCTTGGCCACGCCCTCGGACGCCATGGGGATCGCCAGGCCGATGAGCGCGCGGCGCAGGCCGAGGCCCTTGGAGCGCTCGATGGCCGCCACCATGTTGGCGGCGCTGACCTCGCCCATCCGCTCGTAGCCGACGAGCTGCTGCGCGGTGATGGCATAGAAGTCGCTGCGCCGGCGCAGCAGGCCGTCGTCGGCCAGCTTCTCGATCCAGACGTCGCCGACGCCCTCCATGTCGGCCGCCGCGCGCGAGGCCCAGTGCATGAGCCGGCGCGTCGCCTGGGCCGGGCACTGCAGGTTCAGGCACCAGCGCTCCTCCCCCGCGCCGCGCACCTCGAGCTCCGAGTCGCAGGACGGGCAGCGCTCGGGCGGCGCGATGACCTGCTCGCTGCCGTCGCGGTCCTCGGGGATCGAGCGCCCGGCGAACGGGATGACGTCGCCGCGGCGCACGACGGCGACGGTGTCGCCGATGCGCAGGTCGCGCTCGCGGATGAGCCTGGGGTTGTGCAGCGTGACGTTCTCCACGGTCACGCCGCCCACGAACACGGGCGCCACGCGGGCGCGCGGCGGGACCCGGCCGATCTTGCCCACCGGCCACTCGACGGCCAGCAGCTTGGTCAGGCGCTCCTCGGGCGGGTACTTGAACGCGATGGCGCCGCGCGGCTCGGCGCTGGTGGACCCCGCGGCGTCGAAGGCCGCCGGATCGTGCAGGCGCACGACGGCGCCGTCGATGTCGTAGTCCAGGCCGTCGCGCCGGGCACCGATCGCGTGCACGGCCTTCATCACCGAGTCGGCGTCGGCGCAGACGACCTGCGCGGCGGCCTCGATGCCGAGCCCCTGCACGTCGATCGCGGCGCCGTCGCGGTCGGCGCCGAAGGCGACGAAGCGCAGCAGTCGGCCGCCGGCCGCGGCGGCCTCGGGGTCCTTCTGCATCAGCGTCCCGGCGGCGCCGCTGCGCGGGTTGGTCAGCGGCCGCTCGGGATGGGTGTCGTTGTAGGCCGTCCACGTCGAGCGCGTCATGACCGCCTCGCCGCGCACCTCCACCCGGCCGGGCGCGTCGACGCGGGCCGGCAGCTCCGGGATGACGTGGCGCACCTTGTCGGTGACGAGCTCGCCCACCTCGCCGTTGCCGCGCGTGGCGACGTGCTCGAGCTCCCCGTCGCGGTACACGACGCTCAGCGACAGGCCGTCGAGCTTCTCCGAGACCCGGAAGGCCTGGCCGGCGAAGCGCTCGCAGAACGCCCGGATCTGCTCCTCCCCGGTCGCCTTGGCCAGCGAGAGCATCGGGCGGGCGTGGCGGATCGTCGGCCCGGTGAGCTGCGACGGCGCGTTGACGCGCCCCAGCGGGCTGTCGGCCGGCTCCAGCGCGGGGTGCTCGGCGACCAGGACGGCCAGCTCGTCCTTGAGCGCGTCGTAGTCGGCATCGGGCAGGGGGCTGTCCCCGGCGCCGTAGTAGAGGTCGTTGAGCCGGCGCACCTCCGCGGCCAGCTCGTCGATGCGGGCGCGGGCGGCCTCGGGGGATCGCTTGGGCGGCACGCCCCCGATCCTGAAGGACGGGGCGGCCGGAGCGAGCAACGAGCGCCCGGAGGCTGAGAAGGGCATGCCGGCGACGGGCGCACGACCTAGGATGGGCCGATGGCCACCCGTATCGATGCACCCGCGACGCAGGCCCGGCCCGCCGACCACGCGCTGGAGGCCGAGCTCGAGCGCCACCGGCGCGAGCTGACGGGCTACAGCTACCGCATGCTGGGCTCCTGGTTCGAGGCCGAGGACGCCGTGCAGGAGACGATGGTGCGCGCGTGGCGCAGCCTCGATGCGCTGCAGGCGCGCCCGGCCCTGCGCTCGTGGCTGTACCGGATCGCCACGAACGTCTGCGTCGACATGCTCCAGAGCCCGCAGCGGCGGGCGCGCCCCATGGACCTCGTCGAGTCCACGACCGCCGACTCCGCGCTGCCCGTGCCGCTGCCCGAGTCGGCCTGGGTCCAGCCCGTGCCCGACGGCCAGGTGCTGGCCTCCGACGGCGACCCGGCCGAGGTCGCCGCGGCGCGCGAGACGATCCGCCTGGCGTTCGTGGCCGCGCTCCAGCACCTCCCGGCGCGCCAGCGCGCGGTCCTCATCCTGCGCGAGGTGCTGCGCTGGCAGGCCTCCGAGGTCGCCGAGCTGCTCGACACCACCACGGCGTCGGTCAACAGCGCGCTGCAGCGCGCGCGGGCCACGCTCGA from the Baekduia soli genome contains:
- a CDS encoding branched-chain amino acid ABC transporter permease, which codes for MILASLTGFFQYAVDGLINGSSYGLLGLSFGLIVAVTGRFHFAWAAAYALVGFFTPWLVNHTGLPVVLAIIIAMAGAALFNCLLETLIYRNVERRAASQALLAIFVASFGVTIAVPNLVSWIVGPESSGGETLAWISNSPLHIGKVTFTKLDLIGVIAVWTCGVAIWALLKYTPVGRRIRAVQVNPGMAEAVGIDSNRTYLVVFVISALLGGVTAIIASMRSTGTPNMGLQPVFYAFVVAFAAGLGRSPLRIMAIGTAIGILEGISAQVLNVQWQQVVVFAVLLIYLVFKAARAWRPHLFQLKRPATTPAAVSAGEA
- a CDS encoding ABC transporter ATP-binding protein → MAAPEHLDGAAPAGLATRLLELDGLQAGYGRRPVLFDVGLTVAKGEIVALFGHNGAGKTTMLNSIFGRVKPTSGTITFDGQAITGTKGIVNVKRGMTLIPAEHFTFQDLTVLDNLRLGAYNESSRQVIDQRIQQSYELFPILEERSKQLAGTMSGGQQRMLSIAIALMTGPKLLLLDEPSLGLSPALVQQMMDAIGRLAKEQGLSVLMVEQNVVQTLGVVDRAYFMRGGRIILEERAEELRGRDSYWDLF
- a CDS encoding CoA-transferase subunit beta; protein product: MSDDHTLDELVVTALARCLDDETRAFNGAASFVPVVAFLLARATHAPRLLWAAASIGVDARPSEIPDSTLSGSLWEGASMLQSSPYDFWGRAFTGRLNTFCFRGAQIDAFGNVNNTVIGDYEAPRVRLPGGGGMSDLGGVIPRLLLWTTTHDRRTFVDRLDFRSGLGWGDGGDHRERLGLPGGPLACVTDLAVLDFHPVSRRMRLRSVHPGGTVDDVVDATGFDLVIEGDVPETRAPTAQEVALIRRLDPTGARRREFQRT
- a CDS encoding branched-chain amino acid ABC transporter ATP-binding protein/permease; its protein translation is MANTYNYINLIAIYAIYAMSLNVLLGYAGQLSVAHAAFGAVGGYMAAYLGTSHGWHFGPGLLVGALAAGVLGVLASLPALYLDVRFLILLTLALSTAVLAVVGAIPALGGATGLTSLPFPTIFGQSLLEPSHFVIFSVIVALIVLAICSRLVNSPFGRVLRALREDEVAARGVGKNIVRYKVTVFGVTAAMAGVAGVMLSYYNASIQPGGFDLSQSMQIIAMIVIGGTANLYGSILGATIIVLLDPFLQNVVNLDPDTAGLVRTFIYGSLIVIFMMVLPQGLIRERWTIGRLLGRRSAKTAGGIDVAKLADVTEDSNAQEAAAEAAAAGAGQPAATGQLALEAKGLRKYFGGIRAADELSLQLRTGQVTGLIGPNGAGKTTVFNLLTRVIPPDAGTVSLGDTEITEWTPNRIAVSGMSRSYQDVRIWSRMTVLENVMLAIPHQPGERLFNVFFRPLAIRKFERQAATRAMEHLQFVGLAEHADEEAGSLPFGDQKLLALARLLATEADVLLLDEPASGIDIDGVERMLGLIERLRARGKCVCIVEHNLHVVERLADRVYFMEAGRITAEGTMSELMQQERLSEVYFGSS
- a CDS encoding ABC transporter substrate-binding protein; translated protein: MGDSHKLDVSGVVGAQTRRRFVARTAAAGSMVAAGGVLAACGSSKKSSGSDVSSTVGSGSKPKPAAAGSATGQELQKILGKPTNLLAKGPGTFKIAGQFAISGAGSVYGLQQTAGFKYGAQHVAEWTNNKVQFDTKYYDNKSGVPQAEAAAGRQAGLSKVPVLISSYIFGFGAIVPFAKQYKMFTPDPGGGAGPIPGPFAPQPYCYGFRAGYPTDCLDGIFKYLSETFPSKKKYVLVQPVIAPPYNNAVSDYTKKLYSQYGVQKAGELLAPLGATDYSSTIQKVKQLNPDVVIWTTFGTDPAYQAKEMLRQGVKCINAGVDHTSVVTKLAGAAWKDWYFGFDYLDVNGPSPWTKFFVENWKKDHNGETPNYYNAGDYITAFAVATLMERILAAGGDINNGDDYVKALEADPSFPHVYGGTATEVGKIVIDPKTHSPSALTMQLFQDKGTGNVADITPLATYGIKAADFQKV
- a CDS encoding CoA transferase subunit A; its protein translation is MVPADGKLVALADVAGLVPDGASVALGGFSLEGAPMAFCAELVRAGARDLELVVPVGGMNVDWLLAAGCARRVLTALVGFEGFGLAPWFRRAAEQGLVEVEDWSEHTMLSALQAAILGVPYMPTLAGLGTDLPARLPGRMWELADERSGRRFIACGPLAPDVAVVHVHEADRLGNARVLPRSVWLDGELVKAARTVIVTAERIVDTEVFRAAPERTSYPGFAVDHVVAAPGGAWPTASGPGAAPDAAFYRDYVRAARDPAAFRALFAQRVAPLPPSSLVPA